A window of the Lactuca sativa cultivar Salinas chromosome 5, Lsat_Salinas_v11, whole genome shotgun sequence genome harbors these coding sequences:
- the LOC111913244 gene encoding guanosine nucleotide diphosphate dissociation inhibitor At5g09550: MDVEYDVIVLGTGLKECILSGLLSVDGLKVLHMDRNDYYGGESSSLMLNQLWKRFKGDENPPETLGSSKEYNVDMIPKFMMANGILVRALIHTNVTKYLNFKAVDGSFVYNKGKIYKVPATDVEALKSTLMGLFEKRRARKFFIYVQDFDENDPKSHEGLDLNTIPAKELIGKYGLEDDTIEFIGHALALYTSDSYLEQPAIDFVKKIRLYAESLARFESGSPYIYPMYGLGELPQAFARLSAVYGGTYMLNKPECKVEFDDSGKAIGVTSDGETAKCKKVVCDPSYVPDKVKKVGKVARAICIMSHPIPDTNDSHSAQVILPQKQLNRKSDMYLFCCSYSHNVAPQGKFISFVTTEAETDDPQSELKPGVDLLGPVDEIFYETYDRYEPTNDAEADSCFVSTSYDATTHFETTMKDVLATYTKITGKELDLTVDLSAASAGGSEE, from the exons ATGGATGTAGAGTACGATGTCATAGTTCTTGGCACCGGCCTCAAAGAATGCATTCTCAGCGGTCTACTCTCTGTCGATGGCCTCAAG GTACTGCATATGGATAGAAATGATTATTATGGAGGAGAATCAAGCTCCCTCATGTTGAATCAG CTTTGGAAGCGTTTCAAAGGAGATGAAAATCCTCCAGAAACTTTGGGGAGTAGTAAGGAATATAATGTTGATATGATTCCAAAG TTCATGATGGCAAATGGTATTTTAGTCCGTGCTTTGATCCACACCAATGTTACAAAGTATCTAAACTTCAAGGCTGTAGATGGCAGCTTTGTATACAATAAAGGAAAG ATCTACAAAGTTCCTGCAACTGATGTTGAAGCTCTAAAATCTACACTCATGGGTCTGTTTGAAAAGAGACGAGCACGAAAGTTCTTCATATATGTCCAAGACTTTGACGAAAACGACCCTAAATCTCATGAAGGATTGGATTTGAACACAATTCCTGCAAAAGAGCTCATTGG GAAATATGGTCTTGAAGATGATACAATTGAATTTATTGGTCATGCATTGGCACTCTACACCAGTGATAGTTATCTGGAACAACCAGCAATTGATTTTGTCAAGAAAATCAGG CTCTATGCAGAATCTTTAGCACGATTTGAGTCGGGATCTCCTTACATCTATCCAATGTATGGGCTTGGAGAGTTGCCACAG GCATTTGCTCGATTGAGTGCAGTTTATGGAGGGACTTACATGCTTAACAAGCCAGAATGTAAG GTGGAATTCGATGATAGTGGGAAGGCTATTGGTGTGACATCTGATGGAGAAACTGCTAAATGCAAAAAAGTTGTATGTGATCCATCATACGTACCCGATAAG GTGAAAAAAGTTGGGAAAGTTGCTAGAGCCATATGTATAATGAGTCATCCTATTCCAGACACAAATGATTCTCATTCAGCCCAAGTCATTCTTCCACAGAAACAACTTAATCGAAAATCCGACAT GTATCTATTTTGTTGTTCTTATTCGCACAATGTGGCTCCACAAGGGAAGTTTATTTCTTTTGTTACAACAGAAGCAGAAACTGATGATCCTCAGAGTGAATTAAAGCCTGGTGTAGACCTTCTTGGACCTGTGGATGAGATCTTCTATGAAACTTATGACAGATATGAGCCAACAAATGATGCTGAAGCTGACAGCTGTTTTGTATCAACT AGTTATGATGCAACTACACACTTTGAGACAACAATGAAAGATGTTCTTGCAACATACACCAAGATAACTGGAAAG GAACTTGACCTTACGGTTGACCTGAGTGCTGCTAGTGCTGGTGGTAGTGAAGAATAA